Genomic window (Gammaproteobacteria bacterium):
TGCAGCTCTATATCGAAACACTGCTGGCGCGCGAAGATCACGCCAAGGAGGTGAAGCTGTTCGGGTTGGGTCCGCTGTTGCTGGAACGCTACCGGCGGATTTTCCATACGCTATACGGTGAAGACCGCGACCTCACCATCCGCCGCGACACCTGGGGATTTTTTTTAGGGCTGATTGCGACCGCGACCTTGTATGGTGCGTACGTGTGGATCGCGCTGGCGGCGATCGCCGGGCGCATCACCTTAGGCCAGTTGACCATGTATCTGATGCTGTTCCGCCAAGGGCAATCGGCGGTCTCGGCCATCCTCTCCGCCATCAGTGGCATGTATGAAGATAATCTTTATCTCTCGACCCTGTACGACTATCTGGAAACGCCGGCACGTGCGCAAACGGGCGCCAGGGCGCGTGGCTCAAAGCCCGCTGACGGGATCCGCTTCGAGCACGTGAGCTTCGCCTATCCCGGCGCGGAGCGGCCGTCGCTGACCGATATTAATATTCATATCCGTCCCGGTGATTCGCTGGCGCTGGTCGGCGAGAACGGCTCCGGCAAGACCACGTTAATCAAGCTGCTCACACGGCTTTACGCGCCCACCAGCGGTCGCATCACCCTGGACGGGCTGGATCTCGTGGAATGGGAAGAAGCCGCACTTCGGCAACGCATCGGCGTGATCTTTCAGGATTTCTCGCGTTATCAGCTACTGGTCGGTGAGAACATCGGCGCGGGCGATGTCCGTTACTTCGACGATCAGACCCGCTGGCGGGAGGCTAGCGACAAAGGCATGGCGACGGATTTTATCGAGTCCCTGCCCGCGGGCTTTCATACACCATTAGGCAAGTGGTTCAAGGATGGCCGCGAACTCTCCGGCGGGCAATGGCAGAAGATCGCCTTGTCGCGCGCCTTCATGCGCTCGCAGGCCGACATTCTGGTGCTCGACGAACCGACCGCCGCGATGGACGCCGCCGCGGAAGCCACCATCTTCGAACACTTCC
Coding sequences:
- a CDS encoding ABC transporter ATP-binding protein; amino-acid sequence: MRKLRRKALTQTATGPDITRGFAGIFLYTRRAIDLVWTTSRPLSIALGLLTLLAGVAPAGVAYVGALIVDAVIAAARAAPVDRSDLTRHALMLVGVEGLLVAVIAGAQRGISLCQSLLRAQLGQRVNVMILEKALTLSLEQFEDSEFYDKLTRARREASSRPLSLVIRTFGVAQNAVSLASYAALLVQFSPWAVLVLVLAGLPAFIAEAKFSGDAFRLFLWRSPETRMQLYIETLLAREDHAKEVKLFGLGPLLLERYRRIFHTLYGEDRDLTIRRDTWGFFLGLIATATLYGAYVWIALAAIAGRITLGQLTMYLMLFRQGQSAVSAILSAISGMYEDNLYLSTLYDYLETPARAQTGARARGSKPADGIRFEHVSFAYPGAERPSLTDINIHIRPGDSLALVGENGSGKTTLIKLLTRLYAPTSGRITLDGLDLVEWEEAALRQRIGVIFQDFSRYQLLVGENIGAGDVRYFDDQTRWREASDKGMATDFIESLPAGFHTPLGKWFKDGRELSGGQWQKIALSRAFMRSQADILVLDEPTAAMDAAAEATIFEHFRALTKNRIAILISHRFSTVRMADQIAVIQEGRMIECDSHEALMQQNGHYAHLFSLQAKGYR